The following are encoded together in the Streptomyces tsukubensis genome:
- the fabG gene encoding 3-oxoacyl-[acyl-carrier-protein] reductase — MSRSVLVTGGNRGIGLAIARAFADAGDKVAVTYRSGEPPAGFLGVKCDITDSEQVDLAFKEIEEQHGPVEVLVANAGVTKDQLLMRMSEDDFTSVIDTNLTGTYRVVKRANRAMLRAKKGRVVLISSVVGLLGSAGQANYAASKAGLVGFARSLARELGSRNITFNVVSPGFVDTDMTQVLTDEQRAGIVAQVPLGRYAKPEEIAATVRFLASDDASYITGAVIPVDGGLGMGH, encoded by the coding sequence GTGAGCCGCTCGGTGCTCGTCACAGGAGGAAACCGGGGGATCGGCCTCGCCATCGCCCGTGCGTTCGCCGACGCAGGGGACAAGGTCGCCGTCACCTATCGGTCGGGTGAGCCGCCGGCCGGCTTCCTCGGTGTGAAGTGCGACATCACCGACTCCGAACAGGTCGACCTGGCCTTCAAGGAGATCGAGGAGCAGCACGGTCCCGTCGAGGTGCTGGTGGCCAACGCCGGTGTCACCAAGGACCAGTTGCTGATGCGCATGTCGGAGGACGACTTCACCTCCGTCATCGACACCAACCTCACCGGCACCTACCGCGTCGTGAAGCGCGCCAACCGCGCCATGCTGCGGGCCAAGAAGGGCCGGGTCGTCCTCATCTCCTCGGTCGTCGGGCTGCTCGGCTCCGCGGGCCAGGCGAACTACGCCGCGTCCAAGGCCGGCCTCGTCGGCTTCGCGCGCTCCCTCGCCCGTGAGCTGGGCTCGCGGAACATCACCTTCAACGTCGTATCACCCGGATTCGTCGACACCGACATGACGCAGGTGCTCACCGACGAGCAGCGTGCGGGCATCGTCGCGCAGGTGCCGCTCGGCCGGTACGCGAAGCCGGAGGAGATCGCCGCCACCGTGCGCTTCCTCGCCTCCGACGACGCCTCGTACATCACTGGAGCCGTCATCCCCGTTGACGGCGGATTGGGCATGGGTCACTGA
- a CDS encoding TldD/PmbA family protein, whose product MAHEVDQSFLALPLRALADAALARARALGAEHADFRLERVRDASLRLRDARPSGASDSTDLGYAVRVVHGGAWGFASGVDLTMDAAARVAGQAVAMAKLSAKVSEAAGSDERVSLADEPVHADREWVSAYDLDPFDVPEEEKTALLAEWSARLLRADGVAHADASLHFVHENKFYADTAGTVTTQQRVRLHPQLTAVAVDATTGEFDSMRTLAPPVGRGWEYLTGTGWDWDGELERIPGLLAEKMRAPSVRAGTYDMVVDPSNLWLTIHESIGHATELDRALGYEAAYAGTSFATFDRLGTLKYGSEIMNVTGDRTAEHGLSTIGYDDEGVAGQSWDLIKDGRLVGYQLDRRIARLTGFERSNGCAYADSPSHVPVQRMANVSLRPDPGGLATEDLIGGVDRGIYVVGDRSWSIDMQRYNFQFTQQRAYAIRNGRLAGQLRDVAYQGITPEFWGSMEKVGGPSTYVLGGAFNCGKAQPGQVAAVSHGCPSALFRGVNILNTAREGGR is encoded by the coding sequence GTGGCCCACGAGGTCGATCAGTCATTCCTCGCGCTGCCGCTGCGTGCGCTCGCCGACGCGGCGCTCGCCCGTGCCCGCGCGCTCGGCGCGGAGCACGCCGACTTCCGCCTGGAACGGGTACGGGACGCCTCCCTGCGGCTGCGGGACGCCCGCCCTTCCGGCGCGTCCGACAGTACGGACCTCGGCTACGCGGTGCGGGTCGTGCACGGCGGCGCGTGGGGGTTCGCCTCCGGGGTCGATCTGACGATGGACGCGGCGGCCAGGGTCGCGGGTCAGGCCGTGGCGATGGCGAAGCTGTCGGCCAAGGTGAGTGAGGCGGCGGGCTCCGACGAGAGGGTGTCGCTGGCCGACGAGCCCGTGCACGCCGACAGGGAGTGGGTCTCTGCCTACGACCTCGACCCCTTCGACGTCCCCGAGGAGGAGAAGACCGCACTGCTCGCCGAGTGGAGCGCCCGGCTCCTGCGCGCGGACGGTGTCGCGCACGCGGACGCCTCGCTCCACTTCGTACACGAGAACAAGTTCTACGCGGACACCGCGGGGACCGTCACCACGCAGCAGCGGGTTCGGCTGCACCCCCAGCTCACCGCGGTGGCGGTGGACGCGACGACCGGCGAGTTCGACTCGATGCGCACGCTGGCGCCTCCGGTCGGACGCGGCTGGGAGTACCTGACGGGCACCGGCTGGGACTGGGACGGTGAGCTGGAGCGGATCCCCGGACTGCTCGCGGAGAAGATGCGGGCGCCGAGCGTCCGGGCGGGCACCTACGACATGGTGGTCGACCCGTCCAATCTGTGGCTGACCATCCACGAGTCCATCGGCCACGCGACGGAGCTGGACCGCGCGCTCGGCTACGAGGCGGCGTACGCGGGCACCTCCTTCGCCACCTTCGACCGGCTCGGCACGTTGAAGTACGGCTCCGAGATCATGAACGTCACCGGGGACAGGACCGCCGAACACGGTCTCTCGACCATCGGCTACGACGACGAGGGCGTGGCAGGGCAGTCCTGGGACCTGATCAAGGACGGCCGTCTGGTCGGCTACCAGCTCGACCGCCGCATCGCACGGCTGACCGGCTTCGAACGCTCCAACGGCTGCGCCTACGCCGACTCGCCCTCCCACGTGCCGGTACAGCGCATGGCCAACGTCTCGCTGCGGCCGGACCCGGGCGGCCTCGCCACGGAGGACCTGATCGGCGGGGTGGACCGCGGGATCTACGTGGTGGGCGACCGTTCATGGTCCATCGACATGCAGCGCTACAACTTCCAGTTCACCCAGCAGCGCGCGTACGCCATCAGGAACGGCCGCCTGGCCGGACAGCTCCGCGATGTCGCCTACCAGGGGATCACCCCGGAGTTCTGGGGCTCGATGGAGAAGGTGGGCGGCCCCAGCACCTACGTACTGGGCGGAGCCTTCAACTGCGGCAAGGCCCAGCCGGGCCAGGTCGCCGCGGTGTCGCACGGCTGCCCTTCCGCGCTGTTCCGGGGCGTGAACATCCTGAACACGGCGCGGGAGGGTGGGCGGTGA
- a CDS encoding DUF397 domain-containing protein, with amino-acid sequence MGGEGAGWAGRRRGAALTGRSPEEPHARLYARPRVEVGQGVSRVVPVRDSKVANGPIVTVTSATWTSFVTAVRVGI; translated from the coding sequence GTGGGCGGTGAGGGTGCTGGGTGGGCCGGGCGCCGGCGTGGTGCAGCGCTCACCGGCCGGTCACCTGAAGAGCCACATGCCCGGCTGTACGCGAGGCCCCGCGTCGAGGTCGGACAAGGCGTCTCCCGTGTCGTGCCCGTCCGGGACAGCAAGGTCGCGAACGGACCGATCGTCACCGTGACTTCTGCGACGTGGACTTCTTTCGTCACCGCGGTACGTGTCGGTATCTGA
- a CDS encoding metallopeptidase TldD-related protein, producing the protein MSRSSRNSSKPYEIVERALELSVADGCVVIAEEESSANLRWARNSLTTNGVTRGRTLTVVATVGGAEGTASGVVSRSGVTGAELESLVRAAEEAARGAGPAEDGGPLVAPAQSLPVSADFTDAPGETTSAVFDAFAPALGDSFARASAGGRELYGFASHELTSTYLGTSTGLRLRHDQPSGTLELNAKSPDGSRSAWAGRATRDFKDVDPAALDAELATRLGWAERRVELPAGRYETLLPPTAVADLLIYQLWSSGARDAVEGRTVFSSPGGATRLGERLATLPLTLRSDPSEPGLESAPFVVAHSSGGDSSVFDNGLPVGPTDWISGGELSRLVTTRHTAALTGLPVAPSGGNLVLDGGGDRSLEEMVAGTERGLLLTCLWYIREVDPATLLLTGLTRDGVHLVENGEVTGVVNNFRFNESPVDLLGRATEAGRTERTLPREWGDYFTRAAMPALRVPDFHMSSVSQGV; encoded by the coding sequence ATGAGCCGCAGCAGTAGGAACAGCAGCAAGCCGTACGAGATCGTCGAGCGGGCCCTGGAGTTGTCGGTCGCCGACGGGTGCGTGGTCATCGCGGAGGAGGAGTCCTCGGCCAATCTGCGCTGGGCCCGTAACTCCCTGACCACCAACGGTGTCACCCGTGGACGTACCCTCACCGTCGTCGCGACCGTCGGCGGGGCCGAGGGCACCGCCTCCGGGGTGGTCTCGCGCTCCGGGGTGACCGGCGCCGAGCTGGAGTCGCTGGTGCGCGCCGCCGAGGAGGCCGCGCGGGGCGCGGGGCCCGCCGAGGACGGGGGGCCGCTGGTGGCTCCCGCGCAGTCCCTGCCGGTCTCGGCGGACTTCACGGACGCGCCGGGCGAGACGACGTCGGCCGTCTTCGACGCCTTCGCCCCGGCGCTCGGTGACTCCTTCGCCCGTGCCTCGGCGGGCGGCCGTGAGCTGTACGGCTTCGCCAGCCATGAGCTGACCTCGACCTATCTGGGTACGTCGACGGGGCTCAGGCTCCGCCACGACCAGCCTTCCGGGACGTTGGAGCTGAACGCGAAGTCCCCCGACGGATCACGTTCGGCGTGGGCCGGGCGGGCAACGAGGGACTTCAAGGACGTGGACCCGGCAGCTCTGGACGCGGAGCTCGCGACCCGGCTCGGCTGGGCGGAGCGCCGTGTGGAGCTGCCCGCGGGACGGTACGAGACGCTGCTGCCGCCGACCGCCGTGGCGGACCTGCTCATCTACCAGCTCTGGTCGTCGGGGGCGAGGGACGCCGTCGAGGGCCGCACCGTCTTCAGTAGTCCTGGCGGCGCCACCCGGCTCGGCGAGCGGCTGGCCACGCTGCCCCTGACGCTGCGCAGCGATCCTTCGGAGCCCGGCCTCGAATCGGCCCCCTTCGTGGTGGCGCACTCCTCCGGCGGCGACAGCTCCGTCTTCGACAACGGGCTGCCCGTCGGGCCGACCGACTGGATCAGCGGAGGCGAGCTGTCCCGTCTGGTCACCACCAGGCACACGGCCGCGCTGACCGGGCTGCCGGTGGCGCCCTCGGGCGGGAACCTGGTCCTCGACGGTGGCGGTGACCGCTCGCTGGAGGAGATGGTCGCCGGTACCGAGCGGGGACTGCTGCTGACGTGCCTCTGGTACATCCGCGAGGTGGACCCGGCGACGCTGCTGCTCACGGGGCTCACCAGGGACGGCGTCCATCTCGTGGAGAACGGCGAGGTCACCGGCGTGGTCAACAACTTCAGGTTCAACGAGTCGCCGGTCGACCTGCTGGGCAGGGCCACCGAGGCGGGCCGTACCGAGCGGACGCTGCCCCGCGAGTGGGGGGACTATTTCACCCGGGCCGCCATGCCCGCACTGCGCGTACCCGACTTCCACATGAGTTCGGTGAGTCAGGGAGTCTGA
- the tyrS gene encoding tyrosine--tRNA ligase, with protein MTDIVDDLKWRGLFAQSTDEDALRKVLADGPVTFYCGFDPTAASLHVGHLVQVLTVRRLQQAGHRPLALVGGATGQIGDPRPTAERTLNDPETIALWVSRLRSQIEPYLTFEGPNAATMVNNLDWTAGLSAIEFLRDIGKHFRVNKMLTKDSVARRLESDQGISYTEFSYQLLQGMDFLELYRRYGCVLQQGGSDQWGNLTAGIDLIHRLEPGAHVHALATPLMVKADGTKFGKSESGAVWLDPELTTPYAFYQFWLNVDDRDINRYARILSFKSREELAELERLTEERPQARAAQRALAEELTTLVHGAGECAAVIAASKALFGQGELADLDAATLTAALSELPRVRVTELETVVDLLASTGLVASKSAARRTVKEGGAYVNNAKVAAEDAVPDAADLLHGRWLVLRRGKKNLAAVEVTADAG; from the coding sequence GTGACGGACATCGTCGACGACCTGAAGTGGCGCGGGCTCTTCGCCCAGTCCACCGACGAGGACGCCTTGCGCAAGGTGCTCGCGGACGGTCCCGTCACGTTCTATTGCGGCTTCGACCCGACCGCGGCCAGCCTCCACGTGGGCCACCTCGTGCAGGTCCTCACCGTCCGCCGCCTCCAGCAGGCGGGGCACAGGCCACTCGCGCTGGTCGGCGGCGCGACCGGTCAGATCGGGGACCCCAGGCCGACGGCCGAGCGCACGCTGAACGACCCCGAGACCATCGCCCTGTGGGTGTCGCGGCTGCGCTCCCAGATCGAGCCGTACCTCACCTTCGAGGGCCCGAACGCGGCGACCATGGTCAACAACCTGGACTGGACCGCCGGGCTCTCCGCCATCGAGTTCCTGCGGGACATCGGCAAGCACTTCCGGGTCAACAAGATGCTCACCAAGGACTCCGTGGCCCGTCGCCTGGAGTCCGATCAGGGCATCAGCTACACCGAGTTCAGCTACCAGCTGCTCCAGGGGATGGACTTCCTTGAGCTGTACAGGCGCTACGGCTGCGTCCTCCAGCAGGGCGGCAGCGACCAGTGGGGCAACCTCACCGCGGGCATCGACCTGATCCACCGCCTGGAGCCCGGCGCCCATGTGCACGCGCTGGCGACACCGCTGATGGTCAAGGCGGACGGCACCAAGTTCGGCAAGAGCGAGAGCGGCGCGGTGTGGCTCGACCCCGAGCTGACCACTCCGTACGCCTTCTACCAGTTCTGGCTGAACGTCGATGACCGGGACATCAACCGCTACGCGCGGATCCTCAGCTTCAAGAGCCGCGAAGAGCTGGCGGAGCTGGAGCGGCTCACCGAGGAGCGTCCGCAGGCCCGCGCCGCGCAGCGGGCGCTGGCCGAGGAGCTCACGACCCTGGTGCACGGCGCCGGGGAGTGCGCCGCCGTCATCGCGGCTTCGAAGGCCCTCTTCGGCCAGGGCGAGCTGGCGGACCTCGACGCGGCGACGCTCACCGCCGCCCTCTCCGAGCTGCCCCGCGTACGGGTCACAGAGCTGGAGACGGTCGTGGACCTGCTGGCGAGTACCGGTCTGGTGGCCAGCAAGTCCGCCGCACGGCGCACGGTGAAGGAAGGTGGCGCCTACGTGAACAACGCCAAGGTCGCCGCCGAGGACGCCGTACCCGACGCCGCCGACCTGCTGCACGGCCGCTGGCTGGTTCTGCGCAGGGGCAAGAAGAACCTCGCCGCCGTCGAGGTGACGGCCGACGCCGGCTGA
- a CDS encoding helix-turn-helix transcriptional regulator — translation MPTLSEKLDTLFTTVRTKGREYTYEEVARGCSELTGGTFSKTYAWQLRTGQRDNPTKRHLEALAAFFRVPVAYFFDDDTTERVDSQLAVATAMRNADVRDIALRAMSLDDAGRKSLARIIHEVSILHATRPADDPQLHEPPDDEE, via the coding sequence ATGCCGACATTGTCCGAAAAACTGGACACACTCTTCACCACGGTACGCACGAAGGGCCGGGAGTACACGTACGAGGAAGTGGCACGCGGGTGCAGCGAGTTGACGGGAGGGACCTTCTCCAAGACGTACGCCTGGCAGCTGCGCACCGGCCAGCGGGACAACCCCACCAAGCGCCACCTGGAGGCTCTCGCCGCCTTCTTCCGAGTCCCGGTGGCCTACTTCTTCGATGACGACACCACCGAACGCGTCGACTCGCAGCTGGCCGTGGCAACCGCCATGCGCAACGCGGACGTTCGCGACATCGCCCTGCGCGCGATGAGTCTGGATGACGCGGGCCGCAAATCCCTGGCCCGCATCATCCACGAGGTCAGCATCCTGCACGCCACACGGCCCGCCGACGATCCACAGCTCCACGAGCCGCCCGACGACGAGGAGTAA
- a CDS encoding toxin, producing the protein MFLPWRRHDSEGGVPNQRRTIGSLRRDCRQRLEGLALPRTYDVRSLCEHVGRARGRTIHLLPMHLDAAGPCGIVLSLPGADYVVYEVQTSRHHQEHIIAHELAHLICGHRTADHAHATTSGDTADRLFPDLDPGLVQDLLYREHYSDVQEQEAEVMAFLIGTGLRATDASTGRAPAPDTPLGRIQSSLDWRRRDET; encoded by the coding sequence GTGTTCCTCCCCTGGCGACGCCACGACAGCGAAGGCGGCGTACCGAACCAAAGACGCACCATCGGCTCCCTGCGCCGCGACTGCCGACAGCGCCTGGAGGGCCTGGCGCTGCCGCGCACGTACGATGTGCGGTCGCTCTGCGAGCACGTGGGCAGGGCGCGCGGCCGGACCATCCACCTGCTACCGATGCACCTGGACGCGGCGGGCCCGTGCGGCATCGTGCTCTCCCTGCCGGGCGCCGACTACGTCGTGTACGAGGTGCAGACCAGCCGCCACCACCAGGAGCACATCATCGCCCACGAGCTGGCCCACCTGATCTGCGGACACCGCACCGCGGACCACGCACACGCCACCACGTCCGGCGATACCGCGGACCGGCTCTTCCCCGACCTCGACCCCGGCCTCGTACAGGACTTGCTGTACCGGGAGCACTACTCGGACGTACAGGAGCAGGAGGCCGAGGTCATGGCCTTCCTGATCGGCACCGGGCTGCGGGCCACGGACGCCTCCACCGGGCGGGCCCCCGCCCCAGACACCCCTCTGGGCCGTATACAGAGTTCGCTCGACTGGCGACGACGGGACGAGACATGA
- a CDS encoding MAB_1171c family putative transporter, with translation MTNPWYLVGSLACWIAFVCTLMPLLRGYRRDPAVIALCAAFGSQAMYLLLSVPKHWTGTLFGTVTWYNVSVQMWMIATLVCQQVLLIHWTHPITLARKLALRRMLVVACVPAMMAALFLCATLQGSPHNSFIDLPGYRPSDQPFFVAYQVVYLTALAAGKVLVARACWAFARQSELYTRQDGLYERQHEGIWLRRGLRTAAAGAVVELVYPLGRFADVFLASHGWNSAQWAVVSRGSLTVGMVLNILGWTAPLWGARVSAALAWCRAYRDYRRLRPLWCALHRAYPRILLQPPLAHDIAAVRDLRFHLHRRVIEIRDGYLALEGVAGTAEGLRDGRRVELEAAWIATALATRSPGETGSAEGTETRSTPADARPVGVPDGPGPTSSAGIQDFPADVAWLTEVSRAYARSHA, from the coding sequence ATGACCAACCCCTGGTACCTCGTCGGCTCGTTGGCCTGCTGGATCGCCTTCGTCTGCACGCTGATGCCGCTGCTGCGGGGCTACCGCCGCGACCCCGCGGTCATCGCTCTGTGCGCCGCCTTCGGGAGCCAGGCGATGTATCTGCTGCTCTCGGTGCCCAAACACTGGACGGGCACCCTCTTCGGCACAGTCACCTGGTACAACGTCTCGGTCCAGATGTGGATGATCGCCACACTGGTCTGCCAGCAGGTGCTGCTCATCCACTGGACGCACCCGATCACCCTGGCCAGGAAGTTGGCCCTGCGCCGCATGCTCGTCGTGGCTTGTGTACCGGCCATGATGGCCGCTCTGTTTCTCTGCGCCACCCTTCAGGGCTCCCCGCACAACTCCTTCATCGACCTGCCCGGATACCGCCCGTCCGACCAGCCGTTCTTCGTCGCGTACCAGGTCGTCTACCTCACCGCGCTGGCCGCGGGGAAGGTCCTGGTCGCACGCGCCTGCTGGGCCTTCGCCAGACAGAGCGAGCTGTACACACGCCAGGACGGGCTGTACGAACGGCAGCACGAGGGCATCTGGTTGCGGCGCGGCCTGCGGACCGCGGCCGCCGGCGCCGTCGTCGAACTCGTCTATCCGCTGGGCCGGTTCGCGGACGTCTTCCTCGCCTCTCACGGCTGGAACTCCGCGCAGTGGGCGGTGGTCTCCCGTGGCTCCCTGACAGTGGGCATGGTCCTCAACATCCTCGGTTGGACGGCCCCCCTGTGGGGCGCGCGCGTCTCGGCCGCCCTCGCCTGGTGTCGCGCCTACCGCGACTACCGCAGACTGCGGCCCCTGTGGTGCGCACTGCACCGCGCCTACCCGCGCATCCTGCTCCAGCCGCCTCTCGCGCACGACATCGCCGCCGTACGCGATCTCCGCTTCCACCTGCACCGCAGGGTGATCGAGATCAGGGACGGCTATCTGGCCCTGGAGGGCGTCGCGGGAACGGCGGAGGGTCTTCGCGACGGGCGGCGCGTGGAACTGGAGGCCGCCTGGATCGCGACGGCCCTGGCGACCCGTTCCCCCGGGGAGACCGGGTCCGCCGAGGGAACAGAGACCCGGTCCACGCCTGCGGACGCGCGGCCCGTCGGCGTGCCGGACGGACCGGGGCCGACATCGAGCGCGGGCATCCAGGACTTCCCCGCCGACGTGGCGTGGCTGACGGAGGTCTCCCGGGCGTACGCCCGCTCGCACGCCTGA
- a CDS encoding SMP-30/gluconolactonase/LRE family protein: protein MPTPQVALAARASFAECPVWDAADGTLLWVDMNACAVHRFDPARGPVATWTFDQPVAAARPRAGGGLVLSMRDGIAVTEPDTTSLRWLVDWADRGTRGNDTGIDAAGRLWAGTIAGESAPGWLSRVSPDGTLDVAAEGVQMSNGIGWSPDGTRMYFVDTPTRRIDVFDYDTGAGRATGRRVFVEVADTAGAPDGLCVDAEGAVWVALFRGAAIRRYTPDGRLDREISFPASLTSSCAFGGPRLTDLYVTSARRDLGDVEPLAGNLFVVPDAGQGTAPVPFAG from the coding sequence ATGCCCACCCCTCAGGTCGCGCTGGCCGCGCGGGCGTCGTTCGCCGAGTGTCCTGTGTGGGACGCCGCGGACGGCACCCTGCTCTGGGTCGACATGAACGCCTGTGCTGTCCACCGCTTCGATCCCGCCAGGGGCCCCGTCGCGACGTGGACTTTCGACCAGCCCGTGGCGGCGGCACGGCCCCGCGCGGGGGGTGGCCTCGTGCTCAGCATGCGTGACGGGATCGCCGTCACCGAGCCGGACACCACCTCCTTGCGGTGGCTGGTGGACTGGGCGGACCGCGGCACACGAGGCAACGACACCGGGATCGACGCGGCGGGGCGGCTGTGGGCCGGCACCATCGCCGGGGAGTCGGCCCCGGGGTGGCTGTCCCGGGTTTCCCCGGACGGGACGCTGGACGTGGCGGCCGAAGGCGTACAGATGAGCAACGGCATCGGGTGGAGCCCGGACGGCACCCGGATGTACTTCGTGGACACGCCCACCCGTCGCATCGACGTCTTCGACTACGACACCGGCGCCGGGCGGGCCACGGGGCGGCGCGTTTTCGTCGAGGTCGCTGATACGGCGGGGGCGCCGGACGGCCTGTGCGTGGACGCCGAAGGCGCGGTGTGGGTGGCCCTGTTCCGGGGCGCCGCGATCCGCCGGTACACCCCCGACGGGCGCCTCGACCGGGAGATCTCCTTCCCGGCGTCGCTCACCTCGTCCTGCGCGTTCGGCGGGCCCCGCCTGACCGATCTGTACGTCACCTCGGCGCGGCGTGACCTGGGCGACGTCGAGCCCCTCGCTGGAAATCTCTTCGTGGTCCCCGACGCGGGCCAGGGCACAGCGCCCGTGCCCTTCGCCGGCTGA
- a CDS encoding DUF1611 domain-containing protein — protein sequence MLSEEFSRLPLRAVLFADGVLAHPEGKTAQGVLRHSTVLETVAVIDRSHGARTTAGAVPGTDVPVVSSIDQALAYAPDAFVIAMTESDHGETADSAFRHVPRPPGDLPAFWWDQVRAAARAGLHILSCLHLQLSGTDLPELMADGRRIVDIRRPYPHLPKYSGRSDRTRASVLHVAGSDCVVGKRTAALELLRAARARGVDTGYVGTGQTCQLVGCTTGAIIDRAPVFQAAGLVEHLVQAADPRHDLLITKGQASVLHPAFGGLATSILQGSRPDAVVFVHDPSRRTRYHWEHLPVAAPEREIPLVEELGGAPVVAVVTRGRENVRALGGLGLPVVDVLDGGADIVIDAVDAALAERSSAKRSAGRTAPPTGRFL from the coding sequence ATGCTGTCGGAAGAGTTCTCACGATTGCCCCTGCGCGCGGTGCTGTTCGCGGACGGGGTCCTCGCTCACCCCGAGGGCAAGACCGCGCAAGGGGTGTTGCGGCACAGTACGGTGCTGGAAACCGTCGCCGTCATCGACCGCTCCCACGGGGCTCGGACCACGGCGGGTGCGGTGCCGGGGACGGACGTTCCGGTCGTGTCGAGCATCGACCAGGCGCTGGCCTACGCCCCGGACGCGTTCGTCATCGCGATGACCGAGTCCGACCACGGAGAGACGGCGGACAGCGCCTTCCGGCATGTACCGCGGCCGCCCGGCGATCTGCCCGCCTTCTGGTGGGACCAGGTGCGCGCGGCCGCCAGGGCCGGTCTGCACATCCTGTCCTGTCTGCACCTCCAGCTCTCCGGCACGGATCTGCCGGAGCTGATGGCGGACGGCCGCAGGATCGTCGACATCCGCCGCCCCTATCCCCATCTGCCCAAGTACTCGGGCCGGTCGGACAGGACCCGGGCCTCCGTGCTGCACGTCGCGGGCAGTGACTGCGTCGTGGGCAAGCGCACGGCCGCCCTCGAACTCCTCCGCGCGGCACGGGCCCGCGGTGTCGACACCGGATATGTGGGCACCGGCCAGACCTGCCAGCTCGTCGGCTGCACGACGGGCGCAATCATCGACCGTGCCCCGGTCTTCCAGGCGGCCGGCCTGGTCGAGCACCTCGTTCAGGCCGCCGACCCGCGCCACGATCTGCTCATCACCAAGGGCCAGGCCTCTGTCCTCCACCCCGCCTTCGGCGGCCTGGCCACCTCGATACTCCAGGGCTCCCGGCCCGACGCCGTCGTCTTCGTGCACGATCCGAGCCGCAGGACGCGCTATCACTGGGAACACCTGCCGGTGGCGGCCCCGGAGCGGGAGATCCCCCTGGTGGAGGAACTCGGCGGTGCCCCCGTGGTGGCCGTCGTGACCCGGGGCCGGGAGAACGTCCGAGCCCTCGGCGGTCTGGGACTTCCCGTGGTCGATGTCCTGGACGGCGGCGCCGACATCGTGATCGACGCTGTGGATGCCGCGCTGGCCGAGCGGTCGAGCGCCAAGCGGTCGGCGGGCCGGACAGCGCCGCCCACCGGGCGCTTCCTCTGA
- a CDS encoding GlsB/YeaQ/YmgE family stress response membrane protein, with amino-acid sequence MGWLWAIIVGFVLGLIAKAIIPGKQHSPIWLVTIFGIIGGVVGNSLASAFGIRDTSGIDWGRHVLQLIAAVVIVGVGDMLYMAIRGNKRRTRA; translated from the coding sequence ATGGGCTGGTTGTGGGCGATCATCGTGGGTTTCGTGCTGGGACTCATCGCGAAGGCGATCATCCCGGGCAAGCAGCACAGCCCGATCTGGCTGGTCACCATCTTCGGCATCATCGGAGGTGTGGTGGGCAACTCACTCGCCTCGGCCTTCGGCATCCGCGACACCAGCGGCATCGACTGGGGCAGGCACGTCCTCCAGCTCATCGCCGCCGTCGTCATCGTCGGGGTCGGCGACATGCTGTACATGGCGATCAGGGGCAACAAACGGCGCACGCGGGCCTGA
- a CDS encoding DUF3099 domain-containing protein — MARKQSGGAEVFRITGARQGLAEDVRGRQRRYVISMLIRTAAVILSVTLWNVERYVAIAALVLGVFLPYVAVVIANAGRENVPSLPSTFVPAPTRPVLEAPAPAAERTEAPGGERHDATGTAS, encoded by the coding sequence GTGGCGCGGAAGCAGAGCGGCGGCGCGGAGGTCTTCCGGATCACGGGAGCGCGGCAGGGCCTCGCGGAGGACGTACGCGGCAGGCAGCGAAGGTACGTCATCTCGATGCTGATCCGCACGGCCGCGGTGATTCTCTCGGTCACCCTGTGGAACGTGGAACGGTATGTGGCCATCGCGGCGCTCGTCCTCGGTGTCTTCCTCCCCTATGTGGCGGTGGTGATCGCCAACGCGGGCCGGGAGAACGTCCCCTCGCTGCCCTCGACCTTCGTGCCCGCCCCCACGAGGCCGGTCCTCGAAGCGCCCGCGCCCGCCGCGGAGCGGACCGAGGCGCCGGGCGGCGAGCGTCACGATGCGACGGGGACGGCGAGCTGA